The following proteins are co-located in the Pseudomonas sp. ATCC 13867 genome:
- a CDS encoding acyl-CoA/acyl-ACP dehydrogenase: MPWKCLLGPQDRLPAGVPLDDWYAELLERAGHAGSFELAVLGGRLAATPGLAFLAGYQAALRALWPAAPLSLGALCVTEKKSVRPADLQTRLDGLVLHGRKDFATAADRAAWWLVAARDEDDGEPPRLAMTVVLAGTPGASLEPLPALPLLPDIPHARLLLDGAHCERLPGDGWETYSKPFRTLEDAHVLAAICAWLYGLANALRWPAELTLRLVGVLAGCAEVSRQPASQVETHLLLAGVFSQFEGLSAALETAFATADPALAAAWRRDRGVLAIASAARAKRLEKARTALGLDPGQ; this comes from the coding sequence ATGCCCTGGAAATGCCTGCTCGGCCCGCAGGATCGACTGCCCGCCGGAGTCCCGCTGGACGACTGGTACGCCGAGCTGCTCGAACGCGCCGGCCACGCCGGCAGCTTCGAACTGGCGGTGCTCGGCGGACGCCTGGCGGCCACGCCGGGGTTGGCCTTCCTCGCCGGCTACCAGGCCGCCCTGCGCGCGCTCTGGCCGGCGGCGCCGCTGAGCCTGGGGGCGCTGTGCGTGACCGAGAAGAAGAGCGTGCGTCCGGCCGACCTGCAGACCCGCCTGGACGGCCTGGTATTGCACGGCCGCAAGGACTTCGCCACCGCCGCGGACCGCGCGGCCTGGTGGCTGGTGGCGGCGCGCGACGAAGACGACGGCGAGCCGCCGCGCCTGGCGATGACCGTGGTGCTTGCCGGCACGCCCGGCGCCTCGCTGGAGCCACTGCCGGCCTTGCCGCTGCTGCCGGACATTCCCCACGCCCGCCTGCTGCTCGACGGCGCCCATTGCGAACGCCTGCCCGGCGATGGCTGGGAAACCTACAGCAAACCCTTCCGCACCCTGGAAGACGCCCATGTACTGGCCGCGATCTGCGCCTGGCTCTACGGCCTGGCCAATGCGTTGCGCTGGCCGGCGGAACTGACGCTACGTCTGGTCGGCGTGCTGGCCGGTTGCGCGGAAGTGAGCCGGCAACCGGCCAGCCAGGTGGAAACCCACTTGCTGCTCGCCGGCGTGTTCAGCCAGTTCGAGGGACTGTCGGCGGCGCTGGAGACCGCGTTCGCCACGGCCGACCCGGCCCTGGCGGCGGCCTGGAGGCGCGACCGTGGCGTCCTGGCGATCGCCAGCGCGGCGCGGGCCAAGCGCCTGGAGAAGGCGCGTACGGCGTTGGGACTTGATCCAGGTCAGTGA
- the olsB gene encoding L-ornithine N(alpha)-acyltransferase codes for MSQIALSCDTPAERRLKAVRLRGARALREAQALRYRVFSSEFDARLKGADLGLDMDDYDRHCAHIGVRDLNTGALVATTRLLDHRAAQRLGRFYSEEEFALDGLDNLQGPVLEIGRTCVDPDYRNGGTIAVLWSELAEVLNEGGYRYLMGCASIPMRDGGIQARAVMQRLRDRYLCRQNLRAEPKTPLPPLELPDNLTAELPPLLKAYMRLGAKICGEPCWDPDFGVADVFILLKRDELCPRYARHFKAAV; via the coding sequence ATGAGTCAGATCGCCCTCTCCTGTGACACCCCGGCAGAACGCCGTCTCAAGGCCGTGCGTCTGCGCGGCGCCCGCGCCCTGCGCGAAGCCCAGGCCCTGCGTTACCGTGTGTTCAGCAGCGAGTTCGATGCCCGGCTCAAGGGCGCGGACCTGGGGCTGGACATGGACGACTACGACCGCCACTGCGCCCACATCGGCGTGCGCGATCTCAACACCGGCGCGCTGGTGGCCACCACCCGCCTGCTCGACCACCGCGCCGCGCAGCGCCTGGGTCGCTTCTACAGCGAAGAGGAATTCGCCCTCGACGGCCTGGACAACCTGCAGGGCCCGGTGCTGGAAATCGGCCGCACCTGCGTCGACCCGGACTACCGCAATGGCGGCACCATCGCCGTGCTCTGGAGCGAACTGGCCGAAGTGCTCAACGAAGGCGGCTACCGCTACCTGATGGGCTGCGCCAGCATCCCCATGCGCGACGGCGGCATCCAGGCCCGCGCGGTGATGCAGCGCTTGCGCGACCGCTACCTGTGCCGGCAGAACCTGCGCGCCGAGCCCAAGACGCCGCTACCGCCGCTGGAGCTGCCGGACAACCTCACCGCCGAACTGCCGCCGCTGCTCAAGGCTTACATGCGCCTGGGCGCGAAGATCTGCGGCGAGCCCTGCTGGGACCCGGACTTCGGCGTTGCCGACGTGTTCATCCTGCTCAAGCGTGACGAACTCTGCCCGCGCTACGCCCGCCACTTCAAGGCCGCGGTCTGA
- a CDS encoding lysophospholipid acyltransferase family protein, with translation MRSLRAWLRVARLLSLLLVGLALAGFVSLLERLPGDRMPLRQRLTRWFLARLSGALPFELQVHGELPAQPMLWVSNHVSWVDIPLLGGLLPLTFLSKAEVRRWPVAGWLAEKAGTLFIRRGSGDARMVNAQLATQLAHGRSLLVFPEGTTTDGQGLRTFHGRLMASAIEAGVPVQPVALRYRRNGQACELAPFIGDDDLVSHLKRLFDNDRGVVEVHLLPALSSAHQDRNLLARQAHAAIHAVVCDVQAETAIAA, from the coding sequence ATGCGCAGCCTGCGCGCCTGGCTGCGCGTCGCCCGCCTGCTGTCCTTATTGCTGGTGGGCCTCGCGCTGGCCGGCTTCGTCAGCCTGCTGGAGCGCCTGCCCGGCGACCGCATGCCGCTGCGCCAGCGCCTGACGCGCTGGTTCCTGGCGCGCCTGTCCGGCGCCCTGCCCTTCGAGTTGCAGGTGCACGGCGAGTTGCCCGCGCAGCCGATGCTGTGGGTCTCCAACCATGTCTCCTGGGTCGATATTCCACTGCTGGGCGGGCTGCTGCCGCTGACCTTCCTGTCCAAGGCGGAAGTACGCCGGTGGCCGGTGGCCGGCTGGCTGGCGGAGAAAGCCGGTACGCTGTTCATCCGCCGTGGCTCGGGCGACGCGCGGATGGTCAATGCGCAACTGGCCACCCAGCTCGCGCACGGTCGTTCGCTGCTGGTCTTCCCCGAAGGCACCACCACCGACGGCCAGGGCCTGCGCACCTTCCACGGTCGCCTGATGGCCAGCGCCATCGAAGCCGGCGTGCCGGTGCAGCCGGTGGCGCTGCGCTACCGCCGCAACGGCCAGGCGTGCGAGCTGGCGCCGTTCATTGGCGACGATGATCTGGTCAGCCACCTGAAGCGCCTGTTCGACAATGATCGGGGTGTGGTGGAAGTCCACCTGCTGCCGGCGCTGTCCAGCGCCCATCAGGACCGCAACCTGCTGGCCAGACAGGCGCACGCCGCAATCCACGCCGTGGTGTGTGACGTTCAAGCAGAGACGGCCATCGCGGCCTGA
- a CDS encoding universal stress protein, with protein sequence MKSLMVATDLSGRSEKALHRAAALAKRYACPWTVLYVVDEDQPTALVEQEATQVKMMLEARLVELTELGGSSPTLMVERGDPNQRILSAAKSQNAELLVMGAHRKSVLRDIFVGTTVERVLRAGQLPVLVVNQPANGEYRDLLLALDISHASANAVNVAAALGLLDGAVCRGVYAFSPLAKGMMQYSGVSEERVDEFVSTETRQAVDELKKFLRDEQLDNRIDEQLVAVGLPGNVLQRMVDKHRPDLLVMGTRGMGGVKRALIGSVADYALRELDCDILVVPPEAGA encoded by the coding sequence ATGAAGTCGTTAATGGTCGCAACGGATCTGTCTGGCCGTTCGGAAAAGGCCTTACACCGCGCGGCGGCGCTCGCCAAGCGCTACGCCTGCCCCTGGACCGTGCTTTACGTGGTCGACGAGGACCAGCCGACCGCGCTGGTCGAACAGGAGGCGACCCAGGTCAAGATGATGCTGGAGGCGCGCCTGGTGGAGCTCACCGAACTGGGTGGCAGCAGCCCGACACTGATGGTCGAGCGTGGCGATCCGAATCAGCGGATTCTCTCCGCGGCCAAGAGCCAGAACGCCGAACTGCTGGTGATGGGCGCCCATCGCAAGAGCGTGCTGCGTGACATCTTCGTCGGCACCACGGTCGAGCGCGTGTTGCGCGCCGGCCAGTTGCCGGTCCTGGTGGTCAACCAGCCGGCGAACGGTGAATACCGCGACCTGCTGCTGGCACTGGACATTTCCCATGCCTCGGCCAACGCGGTGAATGTCGCGGCGGCGCTGGGCCTGCTCGACGGCGCGGTGTGCCGTGGGGTCTACGCCTTCAGCCCGCTGGCCAAGGGCATGATGCAGTACTCCGGGGTCAGCGAGGAGCGGGTCGACGAGTTCGTCAGCACCGAGACGCGCCAGGCCGTGGACGAGTTGAAGAAATTCCTGCGCGACGAGCAGTTGGACAATCGTATCGATGAACAACTGGTGGCCGTCGGGCTGCCGGGCAACGTGCTGCAGCGGATGGTCGACAAGCATCGGCCCGATCTGCTGGTCATGGGCACTCGGGGTATGGGTGGGGTCAAGCGTGCCCTGATCGGCAGTGTTGCCGACTACGCTCTGCGCGAGCTGGATTGTGACATCCTGGTCGTGCCGCCGGAGGCCGGCGCCTAG
- a CDS encoding acyl carrier protein phosphodiesterase, whose amino-acid sequence MNYLAHLHLGGDRPAQLLGSLYGDFVKGPLAGRWPSDIEAAIRVHRRIDAFTDSHPLIHIAKTRFPQERRRMAGVLLDVFFDHCLARDWTRFSDEPLECFTQRVYGVLGRTPGLPERLAYIAPRMAAQDWLGSYRQFEVLQDVVFGMSRRLSRPALLDGAWEELERLYLPLNADFREFYPQLQSFVRTLPESLDVPS is encoded by the coding sequence ATGAACTATCTCGCGCATCTCCATTTGGGTGGCGACCGGCCCGCCCAGCTGCTCGGCAGCCTCTACGGCGACTTCGTCAAGGGACCGCTCGCCGGCCGGTGGCCTTCCGACATCGAGGCGGCCATCCGCGTGCATCGGCGCATCGATGCCTTCACCGATAGTCACCCTTTGATACACATTGCCAAGACACGCTTCCCGCAGGAGCGCCGACGCATGGCGGGCGTCCTTCTGGACGTGTTTTTCGACCACTGCCTGGCCCGCGATTGGACGCGCTTCTCTGACGAGCCGCTGGAGTGCTTCACCCAACGCGTATACGGTGTACTGGGCCGCACGCCCGGCTTGCCGGAGCGTCTGGCCTACATTGCACCGCGCATGGCCGCGCAGGATTGGCTCGGCAGTTATCGGCAGTTCGAGGTGCTGCAGGATGTGGTGTTCGGGATGTCCCGGCGGCTTTCGCGTCCGGCCCTGCTGGACGGCGCCTGGGAGGAACTGGAGCGGCTGTACCTGCCGCTGAACGCCGATTTCCGCGAGTTCTACCCGCAACTGCAGTCGTTTGTCCGAACGTTGCCGGAGTCGCTGGACGTCCCGAGCTGA
- a CDS encoding ArsR/SmtB family transcription factor, protein MTEQNPLDLDEIFKALAHPVRRDMLHWLKDPEKFFVEQEHQSFEIGVCAGKFDQRTGLSQSTVSAHLATLQRAGLVTSRKVGQWNFFKRNEETIQAFVRHLSEAL, encoded by the coding sequence ATGACTGAACAAAACCCTCTCGATCTCGACGAAATCTTCAAGGCCCTGGCCCACCCGGTGCGGCGCGACATGCTGCACTGGCTCAAGGACCCGGAGAAATTCTTCGTCGAGCAGGAGCACCAATCCTTCGAGATCGGCGTCTGCGCCGGCAAGTTCGACCAGCGCACCGGTCTGTCGCAATCCACCGTCTCCGCGCATCTGGCCACCCTCCAGCGTGCGGGCCTGGTGACCAGTCGAAAAGTCGGCCAGTGGAACTTCTTCAAACGCAACGAAGAAACCATCCAGGCCTTTGTTCGCCACCTGAGCGAAGCGCTGTAA
- a CDS encoding MFS transporter, with amino-acid sequence MPTSLLVLALSAFAIGTTEFVIMGLLPEVAGDLSVSIPAAGWLVSGYAFSVAIGAPIMALLTARLPRKTALLMLMGIFILGNLLCAVAANYGLLMLARIITALCHGAFFGIGSVVAASLVPANRKASAVALMFTGLTLANVLGVPAGTALGQIAGWRSPFWAVTLIGVFALIGLWSVLPKKHDEEAVDMRKEVAALRNGPLWLALGTTVLFSAAVFALFTYVAPLLGEVTQVSPRGITWSLVLIGLGLTLGNILGGRLADWRLGTTLAGVFAVMAVVSTLLSWTSASLIPAEITLFIWAAAAFAAVPALQVNVVRVGGAAPNLVATLNIGAFNVGNAIGAWVGGSVIDHGLGLTRVPLAGAVLSVLALIAVMIAFSGKPNQTQPVLD; translated from the coding sequence ATGCCCACTTCGCTTCTCGTCCTCGCTTTGTCCGCGTTTGCCATCGGTACCACGGAATTCGTGATCATGGGCCTCTTGCCCGAGGTCGCGGGCGACCTCTCCGTGAGCATTCCCGCCGCTGGCTGGCTGGTCAGCGGCTATGCCTTCAGCGTTGCCATCGGCGCGCCGATCATGGCCCTGCTCACCGCCCGCCTGCCGCGCAAGACCGCGCTGCTGATGCTCATGGGCATCTTCATCCTCGGCAACCTGCTCTGTGCGGTGGCCGCCAACTACGGCCTGCTGATGCTGGCGCGGATCATCACCGCCCTGTGTCACGGCGCCTTCTTCGGCATCGGTTCGGTGGTCGCCGCCAGCCTGGTGCCGGCCAACCGCAAGGCGTCCGCCGTGGCGCTGATGTTCACCGGTCTGACCCTGGCCAACGTGCTCGGCGTACCCGCCGGCACCGCGCTGGGGCAGATCGCCGGCTGGCGTTCGCCGTTCTGGGCGGTGACCTTGATCGGCGTGTTCGCGCTGATCGGCCTGTGGAGCGTGCTGCCGAAGAAGCACGATGAAGAAGCGGTGGACATGCGCAAGGAAGTCGCCGCGCTGCGCAACGGCCCGCTGTGGCTGGCGCTGGGCACCACCGTGCTGTTCTCCGCTGCGGTCTTCGCCCTGTTCACCTACGTCGCACCGCTGCTGGGCGAAGTCACCCAGGTCTCGCCGCGCGGCATCACCTGGAGCCTGGTGCTGATCGGCCTCGGCCTGACCCTGGGCAACATCCTCGGCGGCCGCCTCGCCGACTGGCGCCTGGGCACCACCCTGGCCGGCGTGTTCGCCGTCATGGCCGTCGTCTCCACCCTGCTCAGCTGGACCAGCGCCTCGCTGATCCCGGCCGAGATCACCCTGTTCATCTGGGCCGCCGCCGCCTTCGCCGCGGTGCCCGCCCTGCAGGTCAACGTGGTGCGCGTCGGCGGCGCCGCGCCGAACCTCGTCGCCACCCTGAACATCGGCGCCTTCAACGTCGGCAACGCCATCGGCGCCTGGGTCGGCGGCAGCGTCATCGACCACGGCCTGGGCCTGACCCGCGTGCCGCTGGCCGGCGCCGTGCTCTCCGTGCTGGCGCTGATCGCGGTGATGATCGCCTTCAGCGGCAAGCCCAACCAGACGCAACCCGTCCTCGATTGA
- a CDS encoding alkene reductase, whose amino-acid sequence MTTLFDPIVIGDLELPNRIIMAPLTRCRADEGRVPNALMAEYYTQRADAGLIISEATSVTPMGVGYPDTPGIWSDDQVRGWSNITKAVHANGGRIFLQLWHVGRISDPLYLNGETPVAPSALKPAGHVSLVRPLKEFVTPRALETEEIADIVEAYHQGAENAKAAGFDGVEIHGANGYLLDQFLQSSTNQRTDQYGGSIENRARLLLEVTDAAIEVWGAGRVGVHLSPRMDIHDMGDADPLATFGYVARELGKRGVAFICTREKAADDSIGPKLKEIFGGVYIANESFTQETATQWLERGKADAVAFGVPFIANPDLVTRLEKGVAWNEPHPETFYARGPVGYLDYPRL is encoded by the coding sequence ATGACCACGCTTTTCGATCCCATCGTCATCGGTGACCTGGAACTGCCCAACCGCATCATCATGGCCCCGCTGACCCGCTGCCGTGCCGACGAGGGCCGCGTGCCCAACGCGCTGATGGCCGAGTATTACACCCAGCGCGCCGACGCCGGCCTGATCATCAGCGAGGCCACCTCGGTGACCCCGATGGGCGTGGGCTATCCGGACACCCCCGGCATCTGGTCGGACGACCAGGTGCGTGGCTGGAGCAACATCACCAAGGCCGTACATGCCAATGGCGGTCGTATCTTCCTGCAACTGTGGCACGTGGGCCGCATCTCCGACCCGCTGTACCTGAACGGTGAAACCCCGGTGGCGCCGAGTGCGCTCAAACCGGCCGGCCATGTCAGCCTGGTGCGCCCGCTCAAGGAATTCGTCACCCCGCGCGCCCTGGAAACCGAAGAGATCGCCGACATCGTCGAGGCCTATCATCAGGGTGCCGAGAACGCCAAGGCCGCCGGTTTCGACGGCGTGGAAATCCACGGCGCCAACGGCTACCTGCTCGACCAGTTCCTGCAGAGCAGCACCAACCAGCGCACCGACCAGTACGGCGGCTCCATCGAGAACCGCGCGCGCCTGTTGCTGGAAGTCACCGACGCCGCCATCGAAGTATGGGGTGCCGGACGCGTCGGCGTGCACCTGTCGCCGCGCATGGACATCCACGACATGGGCGACGCCGACCCGCTGGCCACCTTCGGCTACGTGGCCCGCGAACTGGGCAAGCGTGGCGTGGCGTTCATCTGCACCCGCGAGAAGGCCGCCGACGACAGCATCGGCCCGAAACTGAAGGAAATCTTCGGCGGCGTGTACATCGCCAACGAGAGCTTCACCCAGGAAACCGCCACCCAGTGGCTGGAGCGCGGCAAGGCGGATGCAGTCGCCTTCGGCGTTCCCTTCATCGCCAATCCGGACCTGGTGACCCGCCTGGAAAAAGGCGTCGCCTGGAACGAGCCGCACCCGGAGACCTTCTACGCCAGGGGCCCGGTCGGCTACCTGGACTACCCGCGCCTGTAA
- a CDS encoding FeoC-like transcriptional regulator, translated as MATAIAVRNLLGEMGEADVPTLAQRLGASKALLEALLERLLAMGVVEKVAPEPAACGSCKGCAEATRCATPGYRLAGRNGTTPLRWITS; from the coding sequence ATGGCTACGGCAATCGCGGTGCGCAACCTGCTCGGCGAGATGGGCGAGGCGGATGTGCCGACCCTGGCACAACGCCTCGGGGCGTCGAAGGCGCTGCTCGAAGCGCTGCTGGAGCGGCTGCTGGCGATGGGCGTGGTGGAGAAGGTCGCGCCCGAACCGGCGGCCTGCGGGAGTTGCAAGGGGTGCGCGGAAGCGACGCGGTGTGCGACGCCGGGATATCGGTTGGCTGGTCGCAACGGCACCACGCCCTTGCGCTGGATCACCAGCTGA
- the feoB gene encoding Fe(2+) transporter permease subunit FeoB, with protein sequence MDELRIGLIGNPNAGKTTLFNQLTGARQRVGNWAGVTVERKEGSFRTASHNVRLVDLPGTYSLTTLSTQASLDEQIARRCIVDGEVDVLVNVVDATNLERNLYLTVQLREMGLPCVVALNMLDIARTQGLNIDREALARELGCPVVPLVSTRGEGIDALKEAIDGLGTQQPLQVPYPASLRDAVTQLLPADAPPAQAWMALLALEGDLHSARQLKLDPQRLLAARDAIRCACGEDPELLLVDARYRLIGELCERASNHREATPHRLTQVLDRIALNRWLGIPVFLLVMYLMFFFAITLGGALQPIFDQGSSALFIDGIQWLGARSGAPDWLTALLAQGLGGGINAVLPLIPQIGLMYLFLALLEDSGYMARAAFVMDRLMQALGLPGKSFVPLIVGFGCNVPSIMGTRTLDNPRERLMTSMMAPFMSCGARLAIFAVFAAAFFGQNGALAIFSLYLLGIVVAVLTGLLLKHTLMRGEASPFVMELPLYHVPHLRSLLLQTWMRLRAFVVRAGTVIILVSLVIGGLNSVTLDGRPVQGDIADSALSSLSHKVTPLLAPMGVHPDNWQATVGLVTGALAKEVVVGTLNTLYTAEHIQGEAFDADGYDLWGQLKQAGQDTLDGLRDSFSLSVLANPVAASMADGEMEEGSMGTFAAKFGSPLAAYSYLVFVLLYVPCVATLGALTRESGRGWMTFAVFWGLNVAYSLATLCYQVFSFAEHPRYSAVAIGVVLAFNLVLFLLLRWVGRRGLDLDGERELRAAPAGSCH encoded by the coding sequence ATGGACGAACTGCGCATCGGCCTGATCGGCAATCCCAACGCGGGCAAGACCACCCTGTTCAACCAGCTTACCGGCGCCCGCCAGCGGGTCGGTAACTGGGCTGGCGTCACCGTGGAGCGCAAGGAGGGCAGCTTCCGCACCGCGAGCCACAACGTGCGCCTGGTGGACCTGCCCGGCACCTACTCGCTGACCACGCTGTCGACCCAGGCCTCGCTGGACGAGCAGATCGCCCGGCGTTGCATCGTCGATGGCGAGGTGGACGTGCTGGTCAACGTGGTGGACGCCACCAACCTGGAACGCAACCTCTACCTCACCGTGCAGTTGCGCGAAATGGGGCTGCCCTGCGTGGTCGCGCTGAACATGCTCGACATCGCCCGCACCCAGGGTCTGAACATCGACCGCGAGGCGTTGGCGCGGGAGCTGGGTTGCCCGGTGGTGCCACTGGTCTCGACCCGTGGCGAAGGCATCGACGCGCTGAAGGAGGCCATCGATGGCCTGGGCACCCAGCAACCGCTGCAGGTGCCGTATCCCGCCTCGCTGCGCGACGCCGTCACCCAACTGCTGCCCGCCGACGCGCCGCCGGCCCAGGCCTGGATGGCGCTGCTGGCGCTGGAGGGCGACCTGCACAGCGCTCGTCAGCTCAAGCTCGACCCGCAGCGCCTGCTGGCCGCCCGCGATGCGATCCGCTGCGCCTGCGGCGAAGACCCGGAGCTGCTGCTGGTGGACGCGCGCTACCGGCTGATCGGCGAACTCTGCGAGCGTGCCAGCAACCACCGCGAGGCCACGCCGCACCGCCTGACCCAGGTGCTCGACCGCATTGCGCTGAACCGCTGGCTGGGCATCCCGGTGTTCCTCCTGGTGATGTACCTGATGTTCTTCTTCGCGATCACTCTGGGCGGCGCGTTGCAGCCGATCTTCGACCAGGGCTCCTCGGCACTCTTCATCGACGGCATCCAGTGGCTGGGCGCCCGCAGCGGTGCGCCGGACTGGCTGACCGCGCTGCTGGCCCAGGGCCTGGGCGGCGGGATCAACGCGGTGCTGCCGCTGATCCCGCAGATCGGCCTGATGTACCTGTTCCTCGCGCTGCTCGAAGACTCCGGCTACATGGCCCGCGCCGCCTTCGTCATGGACCGCCTGATGCAGGCCCTCGGCCTGCCGGGCAAGTCCTTCGTGCCGCTGATCGTCGGCTTCGGCTGCAACGTGCCGTCGATCATGGGCACCCGCACCCTGGACAACCCGCGCGAGCGCCTGATGACCTCGATGATGGCGCCGTTCATGTCCTGCGGTGCGCGGCTGGCGATCTTCGCCGTGTTCGCCGCGGCCTTCTTCGGCCAGAACGGCGCGCTGGCGATCTTCTCGCTGTACCTGCTGGGCATAGTCGTGGCGGTGCTCACCGGCCTGCTGCTGAAGCACACGCTGATGCGCGGCGAGGCCTCGCCCTTCGTCATGGAACTGCCGCTGTACCACGTGCCGCACCTGCGCAGCCTGCTGCTGCAGACCTGGATGCGCCTGCGCGCCTTCGTGGTTCGCGCGGGGACCGTGATCATCCTGGTCAGCCTGGTGATCGGCGGCCTCAACAGCGTCACGCTCGACGGTCGTCCGGTGCAGGGCGACATCGCCGACTCGGCGCTGTCCAGCCTCAGCCACAAGGTCACGCCGCTGCTGGCGCCGATGGGCGTGCACCCGGACAACTGGCAGGCCACCGTCGGCCTGGTCACCGGCGCGCTGGCCAAGGAAGTGGTGGTGGGCACCCTGAACACCCTGTACACCGCCGAGCACATCCAGGGCGAAGCCTTCGATGCCGACGGCTACGACCTCTGGGGCCAACTGAAACAGGCCGGGCAGGACACCCTCGACGGCCTGCGCGATTCCTTCAGCCTCAGCGTGCTGGCCAACCCGGTCGCCGCGAGCATGGCCGATGGCGAGATGGAGGAAGGCTCGATGGGTACCTTCGCCGCCAAGTTTGGCAGTCCGCTGGCCGCCTACAGCTACCTGGTGTTCGTGCTGCTCTACGTGCCCTGCGTGGCGACCCTCGGTGCGCTGACCCGCGAGAGCGGTCGAGGCTGGATGACCTTCGCGGTGTTCTGGGGCCTGAACGTGGCGTATTCGCTGGCGACCCTCTGCTACCAGGTCTTCAGCTTCGCCGAGCATCCGCGGTACAGCGCGGTGGCCATCGGCGTGGTGCTGGCGTTCAACCTGGTGCTGTTCCTGCTCCTGCGCTGGGTCGGTCGTCGCGGGCTGGACCTGGATGGCGAGCGCGAGCTGCGCGCGGCGCCGGCGGGGAGCTGCCACTGA
- the feoA gene encoding ferrous iron transporter A, whose protein sequence is MHDLQAQRRYRIAGYRPGIGAAFRQRLFSMGLLPGAELQVRRVAPLGDPVQVDTRQCSLVLRRRDLAFLQLTPQD, encoded by the coding sequence ATGCACGATCTTCAAGCGCAACGCCGGTACCGCATCGCCGGTTACCGGCCCGGGATCGGTGCCGCCTTCCGCCAGCGGCTCTTTTCGATGGGGCTGCTGCCGGGAGCCGAATTGCAGGTGCGCCGCGTGGCGCCGCTGGGCGATCCGGTGCAGGTGGATACCCGCCAGTGCAGCCTGGTGCTGCGTCGCCGCGACCTGGCCTTCCTCCAACTGACCCCGCAGGACTGA
- a CDS encoding NAD-dependent epimerase/dehydratase family protein, with amino-acid sequence MKILITGASGFVGGRFARFALEQGLAVRVNGRRAEALQPLAARGAEFMAGDLADPALVRALCSNVDAVVHCAGAVGVWGSHEYFHQANVSMTESVVEACLKQKVRRLVHLSSPSIYFDGRPHVGITEQQVPKRFANHYGSTKYQSERVALGAQEFGLEVLALRPRFVTGAGDTSIFPRMIAAHRKGRLRIIGQGLNKVDFTSIQNLNDALLASLTADDAALGQAYNISNGQPLPLWDVVNYVLRRLDLPPVTQHTPYPLAYTLALLNEGVCTVLPGRPEPTLHRLGMAVMAKDFSLDISRARRYLDYDPQASLWDALDEFCDWWRLRGA; translated from the coding sequence ATGAAGATTCTGATCACCGGAGCCAGCGGGTTCGTTGGCGGGCGCTTTGCCCGTTTCGCCCTGGAGCAGGGGCTGGCGGTGCGGGTGAACGGACGGCGCGCCGAAGCGTTGCAACCGCTGGCGGCGCGCGGCGCCGAGTTCATGGCGGGCGACCTCGCCGATCCGGCGCTGGTGCGCGCGTTGTGCAGCAATGTCGATGCCGTGGTGCATTGCGCCGGCGCGGTGGGCGTGTGGGGCAGCCACGAGTACTTTCACCAGGCCAACGTGAGCATGACCGAGTCGGTGGTCGAGGCCTGCCTCAAACAGAAGGTGCGCCGGCTGGTGCATCTGTCGTCGCCGTCGATCTATTTCGATGGCCGGCCCCATGTCGGCATCACCGAGCAGCAGGTGCCCAAGCGCTTCGCCAACCACTACGGTTCGACCAAATACCAGTCCGAGCGGGTCGCCCTCGGCGCCCAGGAGTTCGGCCTGGAGGTGCTGGCGCTGCGTCCGCGCTTCGTTACCGGCGCTGGCGACACCAGCATCTTCCCGCGGATGATCGCCGCGCACCGCAAGGGGCGCCTGCGGATCATCGGCCAGGGGCTGAACAAGGTGGACTTCACCAGCATCCAGAACCTCAACGACGCGCTGCTCGCCAGCCTGACGGCGGACGATGCGGCGCTCGGCCAGGCCTACAACATCAGCAACGGCCAGCCGCTGCCGCTGTGGGATGTGGTGAACTACGTGCTGCGCCGGCTGGACCTGCCGCCGGTGACGCAACACACGCCTTATCCCCTGGCTTACACCCTGGCGCTGCTCAACGAGGGCGTGTGCACGGTGCTGCCGGGACGCCCGGAGCCGACCCTGCACCGCCTGGGGATGGCGGTGATGGCCAAGGATTTCTCCCTGGACATCTCCCGCGCCCGCCGGTACCTCGACTACGACCCGCAGGCGAGCCTGTGGGATGCGCTGGATGAGTTCTGCGACTGGTGGCGGTTGCGCGGGGCGTAG